In a genomic window of Wyeomyia smithii strain HCP4-BCI-WySm-NY-G18 chromosome 1, ASM2978416v1, whole genome shotgun sequence:
- the LOC129717849 gene encoding uncharacterized protein LOC129717849 isoform X1 produces the protein MFEVHKSRSHKTVHGIKGLSVLTGVPNFNIVDGLPVDYMHMALLGVTRTIWELLLENTGFESKEQPYYIGHKRKMIESRLLNIRLPSSFPRRLRKIEEYTKYKASEWEAILLHCIYPCLSDLLPSVYLKHIMLFASTMFLLLEFNIQEHILSLCEKQLIKFVYFEKLYGKPYMVYNVHISKHLVNAVRNLGALWNFSLFPYENDNGMLTAFHSSNNHPVLQVATKFFLNKLVHHTQLPINSPIFEWTEKLWSLQAKSLKYDARLKTTIENNVTVADHMRETDFNDIGKCQYEGINICAKEICRKFAYDDSYVCLNGMFYHVERFLVDKKEKLYIIGTQMLVKKLFANMFLYTFSKNMILLLLNESVRQCVSVTVETVNGTYKNYVSFCKIRTQID, from the exons ATGTTTGAAGTTCACAAATCTAGATCACATAAAACTGTACACGGAATAAAAGGATTAAGCGTATTGACTGGAGTGCCAAACTTTAACATAGTTGACGGACTACCAGTGGATTATATGCATATGGCGCTATTAGGTGTTACACGGACAATATGGGAACTGTTATTGGAGAACACAGGTTTCGAGAGTAAAGAACAGCCATATTACATTGGCCATAAGAGAAAGATGATTGAAAGTAGGCTTCTGAATATTCGGCTTCCCAGCAGCTTTCCTCGGCGGTTGCGTAAAATAGAGGAGTATACGAAATATAAAGCATCGGAGTGGGAAGCAATACTACTGCACTGTATTTATCCATGTTTATCGGATTTATTGCCGTCGGtttatttgaaacatataatgTTGTTTGCCAGTACCATGTTTCTATTATTGGAGTTCAATATCCAGGAACATATTCTATCTCTGTGTGAAAAACAATTAATAAAATTTGTATACTTTGAAAAACTGTATGGGAAACCATACATGGTATATAATGTCCATATTTCAAAACATTTAGTGAATGCTGTTCGTAACTTAG gtgCTCTATggaatttttcactttttccttaTGAGAATGACAACGGAATGCTGACGGCTTTTCATTCGTCAAACAACCACCCAGTCTTACAAGTGgcaaccaaattttttttaaacaaacttGTTCATCACACACAATTACCTATCAACTCTCCAATTTTTGAATGGACAGAAAAACTATGGAGTTTACAAGCTAAATCATTAAAGTATGATGCTAGATTAAAAACAACGATTGAAAACAATGTTACTGTTGCTGATCATATGCGAGAAACTGACTTCAATGATATTGGAAAATGTCAATATGAAGGGATTAACATATGTGCAAAAGAAATATGTAGAAAATTTGCATATGATGATTCTTATGTTTGTTTAAATGGCATGTTTTATCATGTAGAACGTTTTCTTGttgataaaaaagaaaaactttATATTATAGGGACACAGATGCTAGTTAAAAAATTGTTCGCCAATATGTTTTTATACACATTTTCCAAAAACATGATACTATTATTATTGAATGAATCAGTGCGACAATGTGTGAGTGTTACGGTGGAAACTGTTAATGGTACCTACAAAAATTATGTGTCTTTTTGTAAAATTAGAACACAAATAGATTAA
- the LOC129717849 gene encoding uncharacterized protein LOC129717849 isoform X2, with the protein MSRRPHHYYLMQPWRNKKYTKKRKTCRKCSNEAAAKSLIPESRQELSVVNQENSGYFQMTIDETENMDNLRYDSVDQHKSVANSFDSYVGTGTEMKTNTSNAYSDQNKSTVNLNHADGSVGPEIIVDGDREQFIDEIVTGMHTEYEYIEFANNLCLSDVLFITLNFYIKHKLSQSALEDLLSLLNTLTRKKTFPQTFAKQFPNRYGMERNYFCVNCQYGCSMEFFTFSL; encoded by the exons ATGAGTAGAAGACCGCACCATTATTATTTGATGCAGCCTTggcgaaataaaaaatacactaaaaag cgaAAAACATGTCGAAAATGTTCAAATGAAGCGGCTGCAAAATCATTGATACCGGAAAGTAGACAAGAGTTATCAGTCGTGAATCAAGAGAATTCAGGTTATTTTCAAATGACGATTGATGAGACAGAAAATATGGATAACCTTAGATACGATTCCGTGGATCAACATAAATCGGTTGCAAATAGTTTTGATAGTTACGTAGGAACTGGAACAGAAATGAAAACCAATACCAGTAACGCTTATTCGGATCAGAATAAGTCCACTGTAAATCTGAATCATGCTGATGGTTCCGTAGGACCTGAAATA ATAGTTGACGGTGACAGAGAACAATTTATTGATGAAATTGTCACT GGTATGCACACTGAATACGAATACATTGAGTTCGCAAATAATTTATGTCTCAGTGATGTGCTCTTCATAACGCTAAACTTTTACATCAAGCATAAACTCTCTCAAAGTGCTTTAGAAGATCTATTAAGTCTGCTAAATACattaaccagaaaaaaaacatttcctcAAACATTTGCAAAGCAATTTCCTAATAGATACGGGATGGAAAGAAACTACTTTTGTGTTAATTGTCAGTATGG gtgCTCTATggaatttttcactttttccttaTGA